A genome region from Mugil cephalus isolate CIBA_MC_2020 chromosome 13, CIBA_Mcephalus_1.1, whole genome shotgun sequence includes the following:
- the adam8a gene encoding disintegrin and metalloproteinase domain-containing protein 8a, whose amino-acid sequence MSHCGYFIWIFISSWGLIAGNVRTLPHVTKYQTVIPQKLKDSPLFTDAAAQKKYPDVLQYSVMIAGTNYTLHLEKNKDLLGKNFSVTYYSDQGTEVSNTSDPGGHCYYHGHIVGVEDSSASIGLCSGMKGFISLQDQMYLIEPLAEEGQQGEGEASEAHSAEGLHAVYNYKHLRRKRSSCSHGNTTTFYDHGARPSGLFQLGSLKSRAQVKSHPEKPRTVELVVVVDNTEYKKFGRKKTVEDRALEIANHVDKLYRPVGVRVMLVGLDIWSYKDQIEVSSNPETTLVRFLEWRRRTLLPRTKHDNAQFITGVDFDGSTVGLANTNAMCTSNSGAVNEDHNKNSIGVASTIAHEMGHNLGLSHDTENCVCGSSTSHKGCIMAESVGFVYPERFSSCSQQQLSRFLEEINPACLLDTPSTDRIFGGPVCGNAFLEPGEDCDCGTVEECKNPCCNATTCKLNAGAQCAEGECCHKCQLKPTGSVCRPKEGDCDLAEYCTGFSAACPTDAYTQNGLSCNRGKGYCYNGQCPSRQEHCKRLWGPDADVAADSCFYLHGNCRRTLFSQKCSSRDQACGTLFCSGGWEFPVTSRKSFYKVGNGEICNEATMNPEDNYPSDLGMVPTGTKCGTNMVCYNQRCQEMKNIKTYRTNDCSAKCNNRGVCNHEGKCHCDPGWAPPYCNVQHSELPEEPDLVVLIVSLVVGFLLLLVLVIVSSMCCLKKKRPAKRCFPSSSGQFNPVFRSSSTRGSPRLGSTHISQPTFLESSASQVCKPLFSAPVRPQTGGPKPSRAAPEPPRKQPAVSQPSMFQQVARPFMQPSSVSRNPVYTEAKPLPPSRPLPPLTTKPIMKPKPPMPPVKPKPPTVLSSLPHTQLLGGRAALIPPSRPR is encoded by the exons ATGTCACATTGTGGATATTTTATATGGATTTTCATCTCCTCATGGG GACTAATTGCGGGCAATGTGAGGACTCTACCTCATGTAACAAAGTACCAAACAGTGATACCTCAGAAGCTGAAGGATTCGCCTCTTTTTACGGATGCTGCTGCACAGAAG AAATACCCTGATGTACTCCAGTACTCTGTGATGATTGCAGGGACAAACTACACTCTGCACTTGGAAAAGAACAA GGATCTTTTGGGGAAAAACTTTTCTGTGACATACTATTCTGATCAGGGCACAGAAGTCTCCAATACATCTGATCCTGGG GGTCACTGCTACTACCACGGACACATTGTGGGAGTGGAGGACTCCTCCGCCAGCATCGGACTGTGCTCAGGCATGAA GGGGTTTATAAGTCTCCAGGACCAGATGTACCTCATTGAACCTCTGGCTGAAGAGGGACAGCAGGGTGAGGGAGAGGCCTCTGAGGCTCACAGCGCCGAGGGTCTTCATGCCGTTTACAACTACAAACACCtgagaaggaagaggagctCCTGTTCCCATGGAAACACGACCACTTTCTACGATCATGGAGCTCGTCCGTCTGGACTGTTCCAGCTCGGCAGTCTG AAAAGCAGAGCCCAGGTTAAAAGTCATCCTGAAAAACCCAGGACTGTGGAGCTGGTTGTGGTGGTCGACAACACAGAG TATAAGAAGTTTGGCAGAAAGAAGACAGTGGAGGACAGAGCACTTGAAATAGCAAACCATGTGGACAAG CTGTATCGCCCCGTGGGTGTGCGTGTGATGCTGGTCGGCCTGGATATCTGGTCATACAAGGATCAAATAGAGGTCAGCTCTAACCCTGAGACCACCCTCGTCCGCTTCTTAGAGTGGCGTCGGCGGACCCTGCTGCCCAGGACCAAGCACGACAACGCGCAGTTCATAAC CGGCGTGGATTTTGACGGCTCCACTGTCGGTTTAGCAAACACCAATGCAATGTGCACATCTAACTCCGGAGCTGTCAATGAG GACCACAACAAAAACTCAATAGGAGTGGCCTCCACTATTGCACACGAGATGGGTCACAACCTGGGCTTGTCCCACGACACTGAAAACTGTGTCTGTGGATCCTCGACATCCCATAAAGGCTGCATCATGGCTGAGAGTGTTGG TTTTGTGTATCCAGAGCggttcagcagctgcagtcagcagcagctcagcaggTTCTTGGAGGAGATCAACCCCGCCTGTCTGCTGGATACTCCCTCCACCGATCGTATCTTTGGGGGGCCGGTGTGTGGGAATGCTTTCCTAGAGCCTGGAGAGGATTGTGACTGTGGCACTGTAGAG GAATGTAAGAATCCCTGCTGCAACGCCACCACCTGCAAACTGAATGCAGGAGCTCAGTGTGCAGAGGGAGAGTGCTGCCACAAGTGCCAA CTGAAGCCGACAGGCAGCGTCTGCCGACCAAAGGAAGGAGACTGCGACCTGGCAGAGTACTGCACTGGTTTCTCTGCCGCCTGTCCCACTGACGCCTACACCCAAAATGGCCTGTCCTGCAACCGTGGTAAAGGATACTGCTACAATGGACAATGTCCTTCACGACAGGAACACTGCAAAAGACTTTGGGGACCAG ATGCTGATGTAGCTGCAGATTCTTGTTTCTACCTGCATGGAAACTGCAGAAGGACACTGTTCAGCCAGAAATGCTCCAGCCG AGATCAAGCCTGTGGGACTCTGTTCTGCTCTGGAGGATGGGAATTCCCAGTGACATCCAGGAAGTCCTTTTACAAAGTAGGAAACGGAGAAATATGCAACGAGGCAACTATGAACCCCGAAGACAACTATCCATCGGATCTAGGAATGGTACCTACTGGCACCAAGTGTGGCACCAACATG gTATGCTACAACCAACGGTGTCAAGAGATGAAGAACATAAAAACGTATCGAACAAATGACTGCTCTGCCAAATGCAACAACCGCGGG GTTTGCAACCATGAGGGCAAATGTCACTGCGACCCCGGCTGGGCTCCACCTTACTGTAATGTGCAGCATTCAGAACTGCCTGAAG agccAGACCTGGTTGTGCTGATAGTGTCACTGGTGGTTGGCTTCCTTCTGCTTTTGGTCCTGGTCATTGTGAGTTCGATGTGCTGCCTCAAGAAAAAGAGACCTGCAAAGAG atgCTTCCCATCCTCCTCAGGACAATTCAACCCCGTGTTTCGGTCGAGCAGCACACGAGGCAGCCCTCGCCTTGGGTCCACACACATCAGCCAGCCTACATTTTTGGAGTCATCTGCTTCTCAAGTCTGTAAACCTCTCTTCTCCGCCCCTGTCAGACCACAGACTGGAGGACCGAAGCCCAGCAGAGCAGCTCCAGAG cCACCCAGGAAACAACCAGCTGTATCTCAGCCATCAATGTTCCAACAG GTTGCAAGGCCATTCATGCAGCCGTCAAGTGTGTCAAGGAACCCAGTCTACACTGAG GCTAAGCCTCTACCTCCGTCCAGACCTCTGCCACCACTTACAACAAAACCT aTCATGAAGCCAAAGCCTCCAATGCCTCCAGTGAAGCCAAAACCCCCTACAGTACTTTCTTCACTGCCACACACTCAGCTG
- the znf511 gene encoding zinc finger protein 511, whose amino-acid sequence MEPEFVKVSPTGDALIRNSDENGPSGATEEPGNPFNFTPQLIHLHKDHDLFEDGDIQRHMYLQDLYISEVEDKPTLCVSEFACHISGCSAVFSTLEDYEHHYNSLHRHVCCTCRRSLPSARLLDIHIQEWHDSLFAILSQRQDMYQCLVEGCGQMFRTSKQRKDHLIRVHKYPPDFRFDKTKKDRGIKDMKRQQQQKDAAMEVVDDVCESEGVCEVMCNVLSDQLDHGESMETHESEEEVAKMSKSASKEDLSAAAQDTDSAKNATPRPQYSYRIPTNVCFGHGSVRGFRGRRGRRK is encoded by the exons ATGGAGCCAGAGTTTGTCAAAGTTTCACCGACGGGAGACGCTTTAATAAGAAATTCCGACGAAAACGGTCCGTCAGGAGCCACAGAGGAGCCGGGAAACCCGTTCAACTTCACCCCGCAGCTCATCCACCTGCACAAGGACCACGACCTGTTTGAG GATGGGGACATTCAGAGACACATGTATCTGCAAGACCTGTACATCTCGGAGGTAGAAGACAAGCCAACACTCTG CGTGTCAGAGTTTGCCTGTCACATCTCAGGCTGTAGTGCAGTCTTCAGTACGTTGGAGGATTATGAACACCACTACAACTCCCTGCACAGACACGTGTGCTGCACTTGCCGACGCTCCCTGCCAAGTGCGCGGCTCCTTGACATCCACATCCAGGAGTGGCATGACTCTCTCTTCGCTATCCTTTCCCAGAGGCAAGACATG TACCAGTGTTTGGTGGAAGGCTGTGGACAGATGTTCAGGACTAGTAAACAAAGGAAGGATCATCTAATAAGAGTTCACAAGTACCCTCCAGACTTCAGATTTGACAAAACCAAAAAGGACAGAGG AATCAAAGACATgaagagacagcagcagcagaaggacgCAGCCATGGAGGTGGTGGACGATGTTTGTGAGTCAGAGGGTGTGTGTGAGGTTATGTGTAATGTGCTCTCTGACCAACTTGACCACGGGGAATCCATGGAGACACATGAGTCTGAGGAAGAAGTTgctaaaatgtcaaagtctgcCTCTAAGGAGgacctttctgctgctgctcaggaCACAGATTCTGCGAAAAATGCAACGCCAAGACCACAATACTCCTACAG AATCCCTACCAATGTGTGCTTTGGTCACGGCTCCGTCCGAGGCTTCAGAGGACGGCGggggagaagaaaatga